The following proteins are encoded in a genomic region of Tumebacillus amylolyticus:
- a CDS encoding ABC transporter ATP-binding protein, whose product MSSVRVQGLTKSFTVKHKQAGLGGSLRGLFRPQVEEKVAVQPLHFTIEQGEVLAFLGPNGAGKSTTIKMLTGILHPTAGSAEVLGFNPWSERQKLAFHVGSVFGQKSQLWYHLPPIDTFELMARIYEIPRGEFLKRRDELVERFELGPYLNTTVRKLSLGERMRCEIAAALLHRPQIVFLDEPTIGLDVVVKQKIRDLIREMNREEGTTLFLTSHDAGDVEQLCRRVIVINHGQVILDDSVSNMKREFLTHKTIHLKLAELPQPIQLPGVTVVKQKGTGMKLSVNTAQTSIETVLSFIVTNYRLEDVTIEDPSMEEIITHIYERTGKGGA is encoded by the coding sequence ATGTCTTCTGTGCGTGTACAAGGACTTACGAAATCATTCACGGTCAAGCACAAGCAAGCCGGGCTTGGAGGCTCTCTCAGAGGGTTGTTCCGCCCGCAAGTCGAAGAAAAAGTTGCGGTGCAACCGCTTCATTTCACGATTGAGCAAGGCGAGGTGTTGGCGTTCCTCGGGCCAAACGGGGCGGGGAAGTCAACCACGATCAAGATGCTGACCGGCATCCTGCATCCGACAGCCGGTTCTGCCGAGGTCCTCGGGTTCAATCCGTGGTCGGAGCGGCAGAAGCTCGCGTTTCATGTGGGCTCCGTGTTCGGGCAGAAGTCGCAATTGTGGTACCATTTGCCGCCGATCGACACGTTTGAACTGATGGCGCGCATCTATGAGATTCCGCGCGGGGAGTTCTTGAAGCGCCGCGATGAGTTGGTGGAGCGCTTTGAGTTGGGGCCGTACTTGAATACGACCGTGCGCAAGTTGTCGCTTGGCGAGCGGATGCGTTGCGAGATCGCGGCGGCGCTTTTGCATCGTCCGCAGATCGTGTTCCTCGACGAGCCGACGATCGGTCTCGACGTGGTGGTGAAGCAAAAAATTCGCGACTTGATTCGCGAGATGAACCGCGAGGAAGGCACGACGCTTTTTCTCACCTCGCACGACGCGGGGGATGTCGAACAGCTTTGCAGACGGGTCATCGTCATCAACCACGGCCAAGTCATCCTCGATGACAGCGTGTCGAACATGAAGCGCGAGTTCCTCACGCACAAAACGATTCACCTCAAACTGGCGGAGCTCCCGCAACCGATCCAACTGCCGGGCGTCACCGTCGTCAAGCAAAAAGGCACGGGGATGAAACTCTCCGTCAACACCGCGCAAACGTCCATCGAAACGGTGCTCTCGTTCATCGTCACCAACTACCGCTTGGAAGACGTGACGATTGAAGACCCTTCTATGGAAGAAATCATCACCCACATCTACGAAAGGACCGGGAAAGGAGGAGCGTAA
- a CDS encoding ABC transporter permease, protein MADSDPQNHAESFASNRTSRELRPSSLHEPRVSSLALQLAKYTAVGKITVRNNLAYLYDYLIRSLFLLVILYIFAQLWRVTYEGVGTPTISGYSFEQLLWYLVFAEAMVLSSPRLARRIEDEVKKGDVAYQLTRPVSYLLFQYATYMGEAYVLLPVHLLVGGVLGTTMFGVPHFGWGWLGFLLVSVGAFTINFLLNMILALFSFWIEETRGLEFVYYKIVFTLGGMLLPLEMFGGTIREVADWLPFQTVVYFPSKMAVQFDASLIGRMLGVQALWAIVLTLCLTLLYRKGVKKLNVNGG, encoded by the coding sequence ATGGCAGACTCAGACCCTCAGAACCACGCGGAATCTTTCGCGAGCAATCGCACTTCACGTGAACTTCGTCCATCGTCTCTACACGAACCGCGCGTCAGTTCGCTGGCTTTGCAACTCGCCAAGTACACCGCGGTCGGCAAGATCACCGTGCGCAACAACCTCGCGTATTTGTACGACTATCTCATTCGGTCTCTTTTTTTACTGGTCATTCTCTATATCTTTGCACAACTCTGGCGCGTCACGTACGAAGGAGTCGGGACTCCGACGATCTCCGGCTATTCCTTCGAACAACTGCTCTGGTACTTGGTCTTCGCCGAAGCGATGGTGCTCTCCTCACCGCGTCTCGCCCGCCGCATCGAAGACGAGGTCAAAAAAGGCGATGTCGCCTACCAACTCACGCGCCCCGTCTCGTACTTGCTCTTCCAATATGCAACCTACATGGGAGAAGCGTACGTCTTGCTCCCTGTTCATCTGCTCGTCGGCGGGGTGCTCGGCACGACGATGTTCGGCGTTCCGCACTTCGGCTGGGGCTGGCTTGGGTTCCTGCTCGTCTCGGTGGGCGCGTTCACGATCAATTTTTTGCTGAACATGATCCTCGCCCTGTTCTCGTTCTGGATCGAAGAGACCCGGGGCTTGGAGTTCGTCTACTATAAAATCGTCTTCACCCTCGGCGGCATGCTGCTCCCGCTGGAGATGTTCGGAGGGACCATCCGTGAAGTCGCCGACTGGCTCCCGTTCCAGACGGTCGTCTACTTCCCGTCCAAAATGGCGGTGCAATTCGATGCCTCGCTCATCGGCCGCATGCTCGGCGTGCAAGCGCTCTGGGCGATTGTGCTGACTCTCTGCCTGACCCTCCTCTATCGGAAAGGAGTGAAAAAACTCAATGTCAACGGCGGTTAG
- a CDS encoding ABC transporter permease: MSTAVRKTQNLLDFLLTTWKLNLAGAMEFRLSFSITVGTMLINNFVWVFFWGVYFTKFPLVNGWRLQDVMMAQAVGCGAYGVAAVFFGNFIGIANIVSTGQLDTYLAQPKPVLLHVLVSKMTISAIGDLLFTFILYGLYGNHSPLGFAKLLLALLVGSTIMVFFNVLAQSLSFFIGNAEGLGFQVFNAFLTVSMYPTDIFRGIGKLILFTVLPAGFISFLPIGFLRDWSSTFVWTSIAVAVGVTLLAFWVFRIGLKRYGSGNMMTMRM, translated from the coding sequence ATGTCAACGGCGGTTAGAAAAACGCAAAACCTCCTCGACTTCCTGCTCACCACCTGGAAGCTCAACCTCGCCGGCGCGATGGAGTTTCGACTTTCCTTCTCGATTACGGTCGGGACGATGCTGATCAACAATTTCGTCTGGGTGTTTTTCTGGGGCGTCTACTTCACGAAATTTCCGCTGGTCAACGGCTGGAGGCTTCAAGACGTGATGATGGCGCAAGCGGTCGGTTGCGGGGCATACGGCGTGGCGGCGGTGTTTTTCGGGAACTTCATCGGGATTGCGAACATCGTCTCGACAGGACAACTCGACACGTACCTCGCGCAACCGAAGCCGGTCTTGCTCCACGTCTTGGTTTCCAAAATGACGATCTCCGCCATCGGAGACCTCCTGTTCACTTTCATCCTCTACGGGCTGTACGGCAACCACTCGCCGCTCGGATTTGCGAAATTGCTCTTGGCGTTGTTGGTGGGATCGACGATTATGGTGTTTTTCAACGTCCTCGCGCAGTCGCTCTCTTTTTTCATCGGCAACGCAGAGGGCTTGGGGTTTCAAGTGTTCAACGCCTTTCTCACCGTCTCGATGTACCCGACCGACATCTTCCGCGGCATCGGCAAGCTGATTCTCTTCACCGTCCTGCCGGCCGGCTTCATCTCGTTTCTCCCCATCGGCTTCCTGCGCGACTGGTCCTCCACATTCGTCTGGACGTCCATCGCCGTCGCCGTCGGGGTCACACTCCTCGCCTTCTGGGTGTTCCGCATCGGTTTAAAACGCTACGGTTCGGGGAACATGATGACGATGAGGATGTAG
- a CDS encoding ABC transporter ATP-binding protein, with translation MIVDDLSFDVLPGEVLGLLGPNGAGKTTTIRMIVGLISRTEGTVKIGGLDLDRDFEGALAQVGAIVENPEMYKFMTGWQNLLHFARMSKGVTKERIEEVTALVGLSQRIHDRVKTYSLGMRQRLGLAQALLHRPRVLILDEPTNGLDPAGIRELRDHLRRLAEQEGIAVIVSSHLLAEMELMCDRVAVMQHGKLVSVNSLREMVGESETYEVTFEVDHAEQAREVLDSESLTLQIPREQIPKLNARLVEAGIGVYGIRTTAKTLEDKFLELTGGGGIE, from the coding sequence GTGATCGTCGACGACCTCTCGTTCGACGTGCTGCCCGGCGAAGTGCTCGGCTTGCTCGGCCCCAACGGCGCGGGAAAAACGACCACGATCCGGATGATCGTCGGTCTGATCTCCCGCACGGAGGGCACCGTCAAAATCGGCGGACTCGACCTCGACCGGGACTTCGAAGGCGCACTCGCCCAAGTCGGAGCGATCGTCGAGAATCCGGAGATGTACAAATTCATGACCGGCTGGCAGAATCTCCTCCACTTCGCCCGCATGTCCAAGGGCGTCACGAAGGAGCGCATCGAGGAAGTCACAGCTCTCGTCGGACTCTCCCAACGCATCCACGATCGTGTAAAAACGTACTCGCTGGGCATGCGCCAGCGACTCGGTCTCGCCCAAGCGCTGCTGCACCGCCCGCGCGTGCTGATCTTGGACGAGCCCACCAACGGACTCGATCCGGCGGGCATTCGCGAACTGCGCGATCATCTGCGTCGTCTCGCGGAGCAAGAGGGCATCGCGGTGATCGTCTCCAGCCACTTGCTTGCCGAAATGGAATTGATGTGCGACCGCGTCGCCGTCATGCAGCACGGCAAACTCGTCAGCGTCAACTCCCTGCGCGAGATGGTCGGAGAGAGCGAGACGTATGAAGTCACGTTCGAAGTCGACCATGCAGAACAGGCGCGGGAGGTCCTCGACTCCGAAAGCCTCACCCTCCAAATTCCCCGAGAGCAGATTCCGAAGCTCAACGCCCGACTCGTCGAGGCGGGGATCGGCGTCTACGGCATTCGCACAACTGCGAAAACGTTGGAGGACAAATTCTTGGAATTGACGGGAGGTGGCGGAATTGAATAA
- a CDS encoding ABC transporter permease, giving the protein MNNLIRNEHLKLYIRPRTWVFVGLILISLIFNAVFSYKQPEVSGDWKAKLTQEMQQQTELLQDYQSRNAFPQKQNLIQQEIKFDRYRLDHNIPPSHTTSWLFAKDFASQLGLATIVVIVIAGDIVSSEFQWGTVKLLLIRPVTRTKIYFAKYAAVLLFGLFLVAVMFVGSWLAGAAMFGFAGLSEPYLPNVPLEDMTPGNLSVAQDLLFTYLSALLYLWVVSTIAFMFSAASRSSVLGITLTMVVTAVGEVIAKSMPYFSGMKFWLFTNTGLLQYVEGVPPIPGMTLGFSLGVIAVYVLLCHAVGWLFFTKSDVTA; this is encoded by the coding sequence TTGAATAACCTGATCCGCAACGAACACCTCAAACTCTACATCCGCCCGCGCACATGGGTTTTTGTCGGACTGATTCTGATCTCGCTGATTTTCAACGCGGTGTTCTCCTACAAACAACCGGAAGTCTCGGGAGACTGGAAAGCGAAACTCACCCAAGAGATGCAGCAACAGACCGAGCTCTTGCAAGACTACCAATCTCGCAACGCATTTCCGCAGAAGCAAAATCTGATCCAACAAGAAATCAAATTCGACCGGTATCGACTTGACCACAACATCCCGCCGAGCCACACCACGTCGTGGTTGTTCGCCAAGGACTTCGCTTCGCAACTGGGACTTGCGACGATCGTCGTGATCGTCATCGCCGGAGACATCGTATCGAGCGAATTCCAATGGGGGACGGTCAAACTCCTGTTGATTCGCCCGGTGACGCGCACGAAAATTTACTTCGCGAAGTACGCCGCCGTCCTGCTGTTTGGGCTGTTCCTCGTCGCGGTGATGTTCGTCGGAAGCTGGCTCGCCGGCGCTGCGATGTTCGGATTTGCCGGGCTGTCCGAGCCGTATCTGCCGAACGTCCCGCTCGAAGACATGACGCCCGGCAACCTCTCCGTGGCGCAAGACCTGCTCTTCACCTATCTGTCCGCTTTGCTCTACCTCTGGGTCGTCTCGACGATTGCGTTCATGTTCTCCGCCGCCTCTCGCAGCTCCGTTCTCGGCATCACGCTCACGATGGTCGTGACGGCGGTCGGCGAAGTGATCGCCAAGTCGATGCCGTACTTCTCCGGCATGAAGTTCTGGCTGTTCACCAACACCGGACTTTTGCAATACGTCGAAGGCGTGCCGCCGATTCCGGGGATGACACTCGGTTTTTCCCTCGGAGTCATCGCCGTCTATGTCTTGCTCTGCCATGCCGTCGGGTGGCTGTTTTTCACGAAAAGCGACGTGACCGCGTAG
- a CDS encoding PAS domain S-box protein, with the protein MGFGVTNTGRGVQTPRRYRREYRTEEEEALLENERRLRTLIDAMPDFVCFLDIDGRWLEINRYGRELLNLQDDDIRGKTQAQVEAERPLLAVLIELDEESDSQLVPVEKRITRLDGTEAVFDVLRVPVFHDDGSLEGLLVVGRDTTEKQAMIQDLLEKEALYSSIMEGSPIAISLNQAGNVVVLNDATLEMLGVAPGENLLGRSIVEFMHPDFIAKMQANAHLKGRREYAEEWIYRMDGRLMPVHAVVSPVSYQGKPAMHIFIKSRTEIKQVEEELSRSEAKYQMIAENTSDLISLIDTSGTVHYASPSHEALLGYPVEQLIGEKAASIIAPEDVQTSIDSFHRCVMLRGPVVMEFRCRTQKNEIAIFEAKCSPIFDDEGNISRIMVVSRDITERKRQERELEENEQRYKSLFEYNLNAVISLDLEGNIISINKAAEEMSGFTMEEVIGKPLIQFVPKSRSKSNWLSIEKIKGGDTPHYGEFKWLNKRGEELTVEVALMPIHVNGEMTGVYCTLKNVTEQKRAEALISHMAYYDSLTELPNRTLFRDHLRTALKQRRGDDIVAILFLDLDHFKHVNDTMGHTVGDQLLKMVAGRLQDCLPDATSYSRNSGDEFVVLLTQVKNRDHVEAAARKVVDAIHAPFQLNGQPLYLTGSIGIVLAPEHGEDPETLLQHADIAMYEAKDKGKNNYRFFDYILTERMAKRVELERSMRTALENDEFALYYQPLVEAQTGVVVGAEALIRWFRPGQGMVSPAEFIPIAEETGLIVDIGDWVIRTACQHQQAWRGSGLAPIHLSVNLSTRQFQEPNFLDRVRRVVEETGVDLHGIGFEITESLIMQDVDYAIKMLNELRNMGSIISIDDFGTGYSSLAYLKKFPIDKLKVDRTFVRDITTRAEDAAITKTIITLAKSLDLKVVAEGVETIEQIEKLRELQCDEFQGFYFSKPVPVLEFTKMLTPLPKLS; encoded by the coding sequence ATGGGATTTGGGGTGACCAACACGGGAAGGGGTGTCCAGACACCACGACGATACCGTCGGGAGTACCGAACGGAGGAGGAGGAAGCGTTGCTGGAGAACGAACGGCGGTTGCGCACACTGATTGATGCCATGCCGGACTTCGTATGCTTTCTCGACATAGACGGACGCTGGCTGGAAATCAACCGCTACGGACGTGAATTGCTGAACCTTCAGGATGACGACATTCGTGGGAAAACTCAAGCGCAAGTAGAAGCAGAGCGCCCGTTGCTGGCCGTGCTCATCGAACTCGATGAGGAGTCGGACAGTCAACTCGTGCCCGTCGAGAAGCGGATTACCCGCTTGGATGGTACCGAAGCTGTATTTGACGTCTTGCGGGTGCCGGTGTTCCATGACGACGGAAGCCTTGAGGGGCTGCTGGTCGTCGGACGCGACACCACGGAGAAACAAGCGATGATCCAAGATCTGCTGGAGAAAGAAGCGCTTTACTCCTCGATTATGGAAGGCTCTCCGATTGCCATCTCCTTGAACCAAGCGGGCAATGTGGTGGTTTTGAACGACGCCACGTTGGAAATGCTCGGCGTGGCACCGGGCGAGAACCTGCTCGGACGCTCGATCGTCGAATTCATGCACCCGGACTTCATCGCCAAGATGCAAGCCAACGCGCACCTCAAAGGTCGCCGGGAGTATGCGGAAGAGTGGATCTACCGGATGGACGGGCGGTTGATGCCTGTGCATGCGGTCGTCTCCCCGGTCTCGTACCAGGGCAAGCCGGCCATGCACATTTTTATCAAAAGCCGTACAGAAATCAAACAGGTAGAGGAAGAACTCTCCCGCAGTGAAGCGAAGTACCAGATGATCGCCGAGAACACCTCGGACTTGATCTCGTTGATCGACACGAGCGGCACGGTTCACTACGCCTCGCCCTCGCATGAAGCGTTGCTCGGGTATCCGGTGGAACAATTGATCGGGGAGAAAGCCGCTTCGATCATCGCGCCGGAGGATGTGCAGACCTCCATCGACAGCTTCCACCGCTGCGTGATGTTGCGCGGTCCGGTGGTTATGGAGTTCCGCTGCCGAACGCAGAAAAACGAGATCGCCATCTTCGAGGCGAAATGCTCGCCGATCTTCGACGACGAGGGCAACATCTCGCGGATCATGGTCGTTTCCCGTGACATCACCGAACGCAAACGTCAAGAACGGGAACTGGAAGAAAACGAACAACGCTACAAGTCCCTGTTCGAGTACAACTTGAACGCCGTAATCTCGCTCGACCTTGAAGGAAACATCATCTCGATTAACAAGGCCGCCGAAGAGATGAGCGGGTTTACGATGGAGGAAGTCATCGGCAAACCGCTGATTCAATTCGTCCCCAAGAGCCGATCCAAAAGCAATTGGCTCTCCATCGAGAAAATCAAGGGCGGCGACACCCCACATTACGGTGAATTCAAGTGGCTGAACAAACGAGGCGAAGAACTGACGGTGGAAGTGGCGCTGATGCCCATCCACGTCAACGGTGAAATGACGGGCGTCTATTGCACGCTCAAGAACGTCACCGAGCAAAAAAGGGCCGAGGCTCTCATCTCGCACATGGCGTACTACGATTCGCTCACCGAACTGCCGAATCGCACGCTGTTCCGCGATCATCTTCGCACCGCGCTCAAACAGCGCCGCGGCGATGACATCGTGGCGATCTTGTTCCTCGACCTCGACCACTTCAAGCATGTCAACGACACGATGGGTCACACCGTCGGGGACCAACTGCTCAAGATGGTCGCAGGCCGTCTGCAAGACTGCCTGCCGGACGCCACCTCCTACAGCCGCAACAGCGGAGACGAATTCGTGGTGCTGCTGACACAAGTCAAGAACCGCGATCATGTCGAAGCTGCGGCCCGCAAAGTGGTGGACGCGATTCACGCGCCGTTCCAGTTGAACGGGCAACCGCTCTATCTGACCGGCTCGATTGGGATCGTGCTCGCACCGGAACACGGAGAAGACCCGGAGACGTTGTTGCAACATGCAGACATCGCGATGTACGAAGCGAAGGACAAAGGCAAGAACAACTACCGGTTCTTCGACTACATCTTGACGGAACGCATGGCGAAGCGAGTGGAACTGGAACGCTCGATGCGAACGGCGCTGGAGAATGACGAGTTCGCCCTGTACTACCAACCGCTGGTCGAAGCTCAGACCGGCGTCGTGGTCGGTGCCGAGGCCCTGATTCGCTGGTTCCGACCGGGACAAGGCATGGTGTCGCCGGCCGAGTTCATTCCGATTGCCGAAGAGACCGGCCTGATCGTCGACATCGGCGACTGGGTCATCCGCACCGCCTGCCAGCACCAACAAGCGTGGCGGGGATCGGGCTTGGCTCCGATTCATCTCTCCGTCAACCTCTCAACCCGCCAGTTCCAAGAGCCGAACTTCTTGGATCGGGTGCGCCGCGTGGTGGAAGAGACGGGCGTAGATTTGCACGGCATCGGGTTTGAGATTACGGAGAGCTTGATCATGCAGGATGTCGATTACGCGATCAAGATGCTGAACGAACTGCGCAACATGGGCAGTATCATCTCGATTGACGACTTCGGCACCGGCTATTCCTCGCTCGCCTACCTCAAGAAATTCCCCATCGACAAGCTCAAAGTCGACCGCACGTTCGTCCGCGACATCACCACGCGCGCCGAAGACGCTGCGATCACCAAGACGATCATCACCCTTGCGAAGAGCCTCGACCTCAAAGTCGTCGCCGAGGGCGTGGAAACCATCGAGCAGATCGAGAAACTGCGCGAACTGCAATGCGATGAGTTCCAAGGCTTCTACTTCAGCAAGCCGGTGCCGGTCCTCGAGTTTACGAAGATGCTGACTCCCTTGCCGAAACTTTCCTGA
- the acpS gene encoding holo-ACP synthase has protein sequence MIIGTGIDITEIERITDMLERHGVTIWKRILAPEEREMFDNPRRRAEYLAGRWAAKEAASKAFGTGIGKVGLHELIITKTELGAPQLTLRGHAAELAEQLGVTSTHVSISHSKEYAVAQVILEK, from the coding sequence ATGATCATCGGAACCGGAATCGACATCACTGAAATCGAGCGCATCACCGACATGCTGGAACGACACGGAGTCACGATCTGGAAACGCATCTTGGCACCGGAAGAGCGCGAGATGTTCGACAACCCGCGCCGCCGCGCCGAGTATCTCGCCGGACGTTGGGCGGCCAAGGAAGCGGCGTCCAAAGCGTTCGGCACCGGGATCGGCAAAGTCGGGCTCCATGAACTGATCATCACCAAAACGGAACTGGGGGCCCCGCAATTGACGTTGCGCGGACATGCGGCCGAACTGGCGGAGCAATTGGGTGTGACCTCCACGCACGTCTCGATCTCCCACAGCAAAGAATACGCCGTCGCCCAAGTCATTTTGGAAAAGTAA
- a CDS encoding DUF4367 domain-containing protein, with the protein MRKPWYLVFLSILILSLTLVGCGSQNQETVLKDLTDLKSNLKSYESKATMTVTANNSQQKYYIETWYQAPHYYRIALGNDPSSITQVIVRNDDGIFVVSPQLKKSFRFKGDWAENQGHVYLYHAALDRILAAQDKKFATGDGTVSFSMKMEPENPLVSTQRVTLKDNGYEPQQIALLDKDDKSIVSVDFNSFKTGVEFKKDAFTPESAMAMAPTATKPVLAGAKDFGVIEPRYVPDGAKLLEPQETQSSVLLRYSGKDPFTIIEQRPAAKDSNLRTGEIVDLWGTPAVMTGNEGEARTMQWFHDGVEFSLTGKMETDEMVRVAQSMLKTDGK; encoded by the coding sequence ATGAGAAAACCCTGGTACCTCGTCTTCCTGAGCATCCTGATCCTGTCGCTCACCCTCGTCGGTTGCGGCTCGCAGAATCAAGAAACGGTGCTGAAAGACCTGACCGATCTCAAGTCAAACCTGAAATCGTATGAATCAAAAGCGACCATGACGGTCACAGCGAACAACTCGCAACAGAAATACTATATCGAGACTTGGTACCAAGCGCCGCATTATTACCGCATCGCGCTTGGCAACGACCCGAGTTCGATCACACAGGTGATCGTGCGCAACGACGACGGAATTTTTGTCGTATCGCCGCAGTTGAAGAAGAGCTTCCGTTTCAAAGGGGACTGGGCGGAGAACCAAGGCCACGTCTACCTGTACCACGCGGCGCTCGACCGCATCTTGGCGGCGCAAGACAAGAAATTCGCGACCGGTGACGGAACCGTCTCGTTCTCGATGAAGATGGAGCCGGAGAATCCGCTCGTCAGCACGCAACGCGTCACCTTGAAAGACAACGGCTACGAGCCGCAACAGATCGCTCTGCTGGACAAAGATGACAAGTCGATCGTCTCGGTGGACTTCAATTCGTTCAAAACCGGCGTTGAGTTCAAAAAAGACGCGTTCACCCCGGAATCGGCGATGGCGATGGCTCCGACAGCAACCAAACCGGTCCTGGCGGGTGCGAAAGACTTTGGCGTCATCGAACCGCGCTACGTGCCGGACGGTGCGAAACTGCTGGAACCGCAAGAGACGCAATCGAGCGTTCTGCTGCGCTACTCGGGCAAAGACCCGTTCACGATCATCGAGCAACGCCCGGCTGCCAAGGACTCCAACTTGCGCACAGGCGAAATCGTCGACCTGTGGGGGACGCCGGCGGTCATGACCGGCAACGAGGGCGAGGCACGCACGATGCAATGGTTCCATGATGGTGTGGAATTCTCATTGACCGGCAAGATGGAGACCGACGAAATGGTCCGTGTTGCCCAGTCGATGCTCAAAACAGACGGCAAATAG
- the alr gene encoding alanine racemase, protein MFVRPTWAEVHLDNLAHNIQGIHAQLPAGTRLMAVVKAGGYGHGAVPVARKALQSGATYLAVSSVDEALELRKAGIRAPILVLGYTPPGQAALVVEHDLTQTLYQEEMLQALNQEALEVGKLARVHVKADTGMGRLGFTSVEETVRFVRLAQSLPGVVVEGLFTHFATADEADKSYAEEQVARWNDILRALSDEGLQIPLQHISNSAGILNFPQLPGNMVRLGISMYGCYPSEDVPRDVKLRPVMKLVSQIVHLKDVEPGTKISYGATFEAKRPTKIATIPIGYADGYSRQLSNRGELLVRGRRARIAGRVCMDQLMIDVTEIDDVQVGDEVVLYGAQGEDEITLDEVASLIGTISYEVLCAVGRRVPRMYMEGTEIVEVRSMNTTL, encoded by the coding sequence ATGTTTGTACGACCGACGTGGGCTGAAGTCCACTTGGACAACCTCGCGCACAACATCCAAGGCATTCATGCACAACTTCCGGCCGGCACGCGGTTGATGGCCGTTGTCAAAGCCGGCGGCTATGGACACGGGGCTGTCCCCGTTGCTCGCAAAGCGTTGCAATCCGGCGCCACTTATCTTGCCGTTTCTTCGGTGGACGAGGCGTTGGAACTGCGCAAAGCGGGCATTCGAGCTCCGATTTTGGTACTGGGGTACACGCCGCCCGGACAAGCGGCACTGGTGGTCGAACACGATCTCACCCAGACCCTCTACCAAGAGGAGATGTTGCAGGCGTTGAACCAGGAAGCTTTGGAAGTGGGCAAGTTGGCCAGAGTTCACGTCAAGGCGGATACCGGCATGGGCCGCCTCGGATTCACCTCGGTCGAAGAGACGGTTAGGTTCGTGCGCTTGGCGCAGAGTCTGCCGGGCGTCGTCGTCGAGGGGCTGTTTACGCACTTTGCGACCGCTGATGAAGCGGACAAGTCGTACGCAGAGGAACAGGTCGCGCGATGGAACGACATTTTGCGAGCCCTGTCCGACGAAGGTCTACAAATTCCGCTTCAGCATATATCAAATAGTGCGGGCATTTTGAACTTCCCGCAACTCCCCGGCAACATGGTGCGCCTCGGCATCTCCATGTACGGGTGTTATCCCTCGGAGGACGTTCCCCGCGATGTCAAACTGCGCCCGGTCATGAAGTTGGTGTCGCAGATCGTGCATCTCAAGGACGTGGAGCCCGGCACGAAAATTTCCTACGGCGCGACGTTTGAAGCCAAGCGTCCCACCAAGATCGCGACGATCCCGATCGGCTACGCAGACGGATACTCCCGCCAACTCTCGAATCGCGGAGAGCTGCTCGTCCGCGGACGGCGCGCGCGCATTGCAGGCCGTGTCTGCATGGATCAGTTGATGATCGATGTTACAGAGATTGACGATGTGCAAGTCGGTGACGAAGTGGTGCTCTACGGAGCGCAAGGGGAGGACGAGATCACGTTGGACGAAGTAGCAAGTTTGATCGGGACGATTTCGTATGAAGTTCTCTGCGCCGTCGGTCGACGCGTCCCCCGCATGTACATGGAAGGCACGGAAATTGTCGAAGTTCGGTCCATGAACACAACCTTGTGA
- a CDS encoding CopG family ribbon-helix-helix protein: MVSVPNHLLQEVDGIVEAENLNRSEFIREAMNLYLLERKKRYIRESMQKGYLEMAKINLNIASEAFLAEEEAETTLDRLVSGV; the protein is encoded by the coding sequence ATGGTTAGTGTTCCGAATCATCTGTTGCAGGAAGTTGATGGCATTGTTGAGGCTGAGAATCTCAATCGCAGCGAGTTTATCCGTGAGGCCATGAACTTGTACCTGCTGGAGAGAAAGAAGCGATACATCCGGGAATCGATGCAAAAAGGCTACCTCGAGATGGCGAAGATCAACCTGAATATCGCATCAGAAGCGTTTTTGGCGGAGGAAGAGGCGGAGACAACTCTAGACCGTTTAGTAAGCGGGGTGTGA
- a CDS encoding type II toxin-antitoxin system PemK/MazF family toxin yields MNVKRGDIYFADLSPVVGSEQGGFRPVLIIQNDIGNRFSPTVIVAAITAQIQKAKLPTHVEIDAKTYGLDRDSVILLEQIRTIDKQRLTDKITHLDDELMSRVNEALSISLGLIDF; encoded by the coding sequence GTGAATGTGAAGCGCGGCGACATCTATTTTGCTGATTTATCGCCCGTCGTGGGCTCCGAACAGGGCGGGTTTCGGCCTGTGTTGATCATTCAAAACGACATTGGCAATCGATTCAGCCCTACCGTGATCGTCGCGGCGATTACTGCGCAGATTCAGAAGGCAAAATTACCCACCCACGTGGAGATCGACGCTAAGACTTACGGTCTGGACCGCGACTCCGTGATTCTACTGGAACAAATCCGCACCATTGATAAACAGCGGTTGACCGATAAAATCACCCATCTGGACGATGAATTGATGTCCAGAGTCAATGAAGCCCTTTCGATTTCGTTAGGACTTATCGATTTTTAG